Part of the Geodermatophilus obscurus DSM 43160 genome is shown below.
CCAGGCCGGTCAGGTCCAGGTGGACCAGCGGCGCGTAGAGCCGGGGCAGGGTCACCGGTTCGACCAGCACGGGCACGATCCGACCCTGCGCCGCCGCGGACTGCGCGAACGCCGCGCGCAGCTCCGCGCCGCCGAACACGGAGGAGAAGTAGGCCTCGGTGCACACCGCCAGCAGCCGGTCCGCGCGCTCCAGCGCCGCCTCCATCCGGGTCACGAAGTCCTCACCCAGCGCCCAGTCCCACACGTCCAGCTCGACGGTGTAGCCGGCCTCCTGCAGCCGCCAGGCCAGCCACTCGGCCCAGCCGGTGTCCCGGCCGGCGTGACTGATGAAGAAATCGGTCCCCCGACCGCTCACGCACCAGTGCTACACCCATCACCCGCCGTGTGCGATACCCGGCGACCTGCGACCTGCGACCGCCGACCCGGGAAGAGCCGAGCATTCCGCCGGCGTTGAGGGCGGGCGTGAAGGTCGAGATCTGGTCCGACGTCGTCTGTCCCTGGTGCCACATCGGCAAGCGCCGCTTCGAGGCCGCCCTGCAGCGGTTCGCGCACCGGGACGCCGTCGAGGTGGAGTGGAGGTCCTTCGAGCTCGACCCGGGTGCGCTCTCGGCCGCCGCGGGGAACGAGGTCTCGCCGACCGAGTACGCCGAGCGGCTGGCGAGGAAGTACGGCACCTCGGTGCCGAGCGCGCAGCAGATGACAGACACCATGACGCAGCAGGCGGCCGCCGAGGGGCTGGACTTCCGGTTCGACAAGGCCGTGCGCGCCAACACCTTCGACGCCCACCAGGTGATCCACCTGGCCGGTGACCGCGGGGTGCAGGACGCGGTGAAGGAGCGGCTGCTGACCGCCTACTTCAGCGAGGGCGAGGCGGTCGGCGACCGCGAGACCCTCGTCCGGCTCGCCGCCGAGGCGGGGCTGGACGCCGACGAGGGGCGCGCGGCGCTGGAGGACCAGCGCTACGCCGGCGCGGTCCGGGCCGACGAGGCCGAGGCGCAGGCGCTGGGCATCAGCGGCGTGCCGTTCTTCGTCGTCGACCGCAAGTACGGCGTCAACGGCGCCCAGCCGGCCGACGCGCTGCTGCAGGTGCTCGAGCGGGCCTGGGCGGAGCGCACGCCGCTCATCCCGGTGATCACCGGCGGCGAGGTCTGCGGCCCCGACGGCTGTTAGCAGGGCCCCCGCCTCGCGGGCTGGGGGGAGGCCGAGGAGGGGGGTCGCGCCGACCACGGACCGCGGCCCTGATCACCGCACCCAGCGCACGTGGCGCCGCTCGCACCGCGGCCCCGGGCGGTGGCCAGTCCACGGTCGCCGGTGACCAGCGCGCAGTCCAGTGTCTCGGCGAGGGCGGCATGGGTGGCGTCGTAGGCGCACAGGTCGGCGCGCAAGTGCCAGATGCGCGGCAGCAGGAGGGGTGTGCGGACAGCGGTCCACCCCGAGGACGCCGAGGTCGGCCAGGGCCTCGGCCGCCCGGCTGCCGCTGACGGACCCGGCCGCGGCGAGCCGGCCCAGTCCGGACGCGACCTCCACGTCCACCAGTGCAGGCGCGTGCAGGTCCTCCGTCGCCACCAGGGGCCGGAGATCGTCATCCGCGCCGGTCCACAGCAGCAGCCGGAGCACGACCGAGGCGTCGACGACGATCGACACGCCAGCGCGTGCGCGCTCGGCGTGGACGGTGGCCGCGATCTCCTCGGTGCTCACGGTACGTCGTCCCGCTGGCCGGCCCCGCCCGACGGCGTTCCGGCGCCGTAGGGGTCCTCGTCAGCGGGTGCCGAGGTGGCGCAGCAGCGTCTCGCCGAGGTCGCGCATCGCCGCGACCTGCTGGGGGGAGAGCTGGTCGAACAGGTGCGTGCGCACGCTCTCTACGTGCACCGGTGCGGCGGCCTCGAGCGCGGCGAACCCGTCGTCGGTGAGGACGGCGAGCTGGCCGCGGCCGTCGTCCGGACAGACCTGCCGGCGCACCCAGCCCCGCTCCTCCAGCCGGGAGACGGCGTGCGAGAGCCGGCTGCGCGAGGAAAGGCACCGGTCGGCGAGCTCGCTCATCCGCATCATCCGGCCCTCGGTCTCCGACAGGGCGACGAGGATCTCGTAGTAGGCGTGCGAGATGCCGGTGGCGTGCGTGAGTTCCCGGTCGAGCCGGTCGAGCAGCAGCTGGGCGCTGTAGAGCCAGGCCCGCCAGGCCTGCTGCTCCTCGGCGTCGAGCCAGCGGGGCTCGCCGGCGTCGGAGCCGGGGTCTCCAGCGGCGAGCGACACGTCGGCGGTCATGCCCATGAGGGTACTGGCGGAATAGATGAGCCTTCAACTACAGTTCTGCCCAGCAGGATGGTCCAACGCTCAACCACTTGGAGGCTCCCATGACCACCGCCATCCAGATCCCCGGGTACGTCGTCGGCACCTGGGACATCGACGCCAGCCACTCGACGGTCGGCTTCTCCGTCCGCCACATGATGGTCAGCAAGGTCCGCGGCTACTTCACCAAGTTCTCCGGTGAGGTCGTCACCGCCGAGAACCCGGAGCAGTCCACCGTCACCGCCGCGATCGACATGGACTCGATCGACACCCGGCAGGAGCAGCGCGACGCGCACATCCGCTCCGCCGACTTCTTCGACGTGGGCAACCACACCGAGATGACCTTCCGCTCGACCGAGGTCCGCACCGACGGTGCCGACTGGACGGTCATCGGCGACCTGACCATCAAGGGCATCACCAAGCCCGTCGAGCTGGCCCTCGAGGTCAACGGCTTCGGCCCCGACGCCTACGGCGGCACCCGCGCCGGCTTCAGCGCCCGGACCGAGATCTCCCGCAAGGAGTTCGGCGTGGACATCGACATGCCGATGGACGGCGGCGGCGTCGTCGTCGGCGACAAGATCAGCATCGAGCTCGAGATCGAGGCCGTGCTCCGCACCGCCTGAGCAGGGACCCCCTGCCCCCGCCCAGTCGCAGGCTCGCAGCGGGACCCTGCAGGGGGCCGGCGCCGGGATCACCGGCGGACGGCTGTGCGCCCCGGCGTGCCGACCGACCACCTGCCGATGATCACGGCCGTACGAGGGCCCCGGACGCCGAGTCGCGTCCGGGGCCCTCGACGCGTTCCGGCACCGGGCGGGTCGTGGGAACCCCGCAGCTCTCTGCGGCGTCTGCCAGTTCACACCGTGCGGCGCGGCGGTCCACCCGCGTTCCGCGCGGGGGAGAGGGGGCGTGGCCGTGCGGGTCCTCGTCGTCGGAGCCGGCATCGCCGGGCTGTCGGCTGCACTGCGGCTGCGCCAGCTCGGCGGGTCCCCGACGGTGGTGGAGGCTGCGCCCGGGCCCCGGGGTGGCGGCTACATGATCGACTTCTTCGGTCCCGGCATCGACGCTGCCGACCGGCTGGGGCTGGGGCCCGGGCTGGAGCGCATCCAGGCCCCGATCGAGCGCCTGGTGTTCGTCGACGGGTCCGGTCGACCGCGGGTCGCCGTCGGCTACCCGGCGCTGCGCCGCCGCGTGTTCGGTGGGCGGCACCACAACTTCCTGCGCGGGGACCTGGAGGCCGAGCTGTACGCCGCGGCACGGAGCGCCGGGGTGGCGCCGTCCCACGGCCGCAAGGTGATCGGCGTGGAGCAGGCCGCGGCGGCCGGGGACCCGGTCGTCGTGCACTACGCCGACGGGGCCGAGGAGGAGTGGGACGTCGTCCTCGGCGCCGACGGGATCCACTCGCGGGTGCGCAACGACGTGCTGGAGCCGGACGAGTGGAGCACCCGCGACCTCGGTCACGCCGTGTGGACCTGGATCGTGGACGGCAGCCTGCCAGGGGTGCGTCGCGAGGACTTCGTCACGCTCACGGCACCCGGACGCATGGTGGCGGCCTATCCCGTGGACGAGAGGCGCACCGCCGCGTTCTTCGTGCACCGGTCGCCCGACGGTGGGGGTGAGCCCGGTGCCGACCTCCCCGAGGCGCTGCACCGCCGCTTCGGCGACCTCGGCTGGCTCGTCCCCGAGCTGCTCGCGACGCTCCCATCGGCCGTGGACCAATACACCGACCGGACCGTGCAGGTCCGCTCACGGGTGTGGCACCGCGGCCGGGTCGCTCTGCTCGGTGACGCGTGCTGGTGCGTCTCCCTGCTGGCCGGCCAGGGGGCGTCGCTCGCCCTCGCCGGCGGGGTGGCGGTGGCCGAGGAGCTGGCGACGGCGTCGACGGTCGCCGACGTCCCCGCCGCGCTGGACCGGGCCCGCGACCGGCTCGGGCCCGTCGTGACCCGGCTCGCCGACGCGGGCGCCCGCACGGCGTCCTGGTTCGTGCCCGAGGAGCGGTGGCGGATGGCCGTGCGGGACACGTCGCTGCGGGCATCGGCCTGGCCGGTCGTCGGCCCGGTGCTCGGCCGACGGTTCGGCTTCATCCGTCCGGCCGCGTAGCCCCGCACCGGGTGCAGCCCCACGGGGCCGGGGAGACTGGACGGCATGACGAGCTCGACCCTGACCCGCATGCGCACCCGCATCCCCTCCGCCCTCCTCGTGGCCGTCGGCCTGGCGGCCGGCTTCGGCGTCGCGCAGGGCACCGGGATCCGCGCCCTCGGCGGTGCGGTCTTCGCCCTCGGCGGGCTCGGCGCAGCCTGGCTGTGGGTCGAGCGCCGCGGCTGGGCGGTCGCCCTGGGACTGGGTGCGCTCTACATCGGCGCCTTCGTGCTCGCGCACGTCCTCGCGCTGGGCGTCGGGATGGCGTCCTGGCTGGCGGTGGCCCTGGTGACGCTGACTGCTGCCGGCACCACCTACGCGGTGGCCGACCGCGGCTGACACCCCCGCGGGGGGATGGTGCGCCGGGCGGTCATCGGCCAGGCTGACGGCGTGCCGACGCCCGGGGACCGCAGCTGGACGCCGGGGGACCTGTGGTCGGCCGCCTTCGGCGGTGCCTTCTTCGGCCCGGGGATGCAGGCGGCCGACGTCCTCGTGGCCGGCGAGGCGTGGAGCTGGGCCGAGGCCGCCCTGCGCAGCGCCTTCTTCGGCATCTGCATGGCCCTGGCCGCGATGGCGTACCTGCGCTTCTCGGCCCGCGTCCGGGAGCGGGCGGCCGTGGAGCGGGCCGTGTCGGCGGGCGCGCTCCCATGGGATGCCGGTGCGGAGTGGGTCGGCCGGTTGGCGGCCGAGCGACGGCGGCTGCGCTCGGACCTCGTCGGCGCGCCGCTGGTCTCCGCCGGCGTGGCAGTGCTGGTCGCGGCGGCAGCCCTGCAGCCGGAGGGGCCCGGCGGGTGGGGCTGGCTCTACGCCGTCGGCCTGGTGCTGACCGGCGGCCTCCTGGCGGTGCGAGGGCGCCGCCGGCTGCAGACCGCCGACCGGCTCCTGGCCGGGCTCGAGGAGCGCCCCGCCCACGCGTGAGCCTGCTCACGGATCACCGGCCGGCCCCCGGCAGGGTCCCGCCGCAGGCCCGTCCCGAGGCTCGCCCCGAGCGCGCGAGGGGTGAGGAGGACGGGGTCCTTCACCGGAGGGGGCAGGGGGTCCTTCTACTACCATGGGAAGGTCGCCGGGCCGGCGGCTGTTGACCCTGGTGTCTGGGCGCTCCGCAACAGAGACGGACGCGCCGACCCCCTGATCTCCCCCGAGGTGCCCTCCCGCATGCCCACCCGCGACGACCTGCGCAACGTGGCGATCATCGCCCACGTCGACCACGGCAAGACCACCCTGGTCGACGCCCTCCTCCGCCAGGCAGGCGCCCTCGGGCGCGCCAAGGGCGAGGGGACGGACAACGACTCCACGCAGGACCGCGTCATGGACTCGATGGACCTCGAGCGTGAGCGCGGCATCACCATCCTCGCCAAGAACACCGCCATCCACCTGGCCGACGAGAACGGCAACCCCGTCGTCGTCAACATCGTCGACACCCCCGGCCACGCCGACTTCGGCGGCGAGGTCGAGCGCGGGCTGTCGATGGTGGACGGCGTCGTCCTGCTCGTGGACGCCTCCGAAGGCCCGCTGCCGCAGACCCGCTTCGTGCTGCGCAAGGCGCTCGGCAAGGGGATGCCGGTCATCCTCGTGGTCAACAAGACCGACCGCTCCGACGCCCGTATCGCCGAGGTCGTCGACGAGACCTACGAGCTGTTCATGGAGCTGCTCGAGGACAACGGCATGGACCCCGAGGCCCTCGAGTTCCCGATCGTCTACAGCAACGGCAAGACCGGGCAGGCCTCGCTCACCCGGCCCGCCGACGGCACCAGCCCGGACAGCCCCGACCTCGGCCCGCTGGTCAAGACGCTGCTGGACACCATCCCGGCGCCGACCTACGACGCCGAGGAGCCGCTGCGCGCGCAGGTCACCAACCTCGACGCCTCGCCCTACCTCGGCCGGCTGGCGCTGCTGCGCATCCACTCCGGCACGATGAAGAACGGCCAGCAGGTCGCCTGGTGCAAGACCGACGGCACCATCCAGCGGGTCAAGATCACCGAGCTGCTGGTGACCGAGGGCCTCACCCGGACCCCGGCCGAGAGCGCCGGCCCGGGCGACCTGGTCGCCATCGCCGGCATCGAGGACGTCATGATCGGCGACACCCTCGCCGACCCGAACGACCCGCGCCCGCTGCCGCCGCTCACCGTCGACGAGCCCTCGATCTCGATCACCATCGGGATCAACACCGCGCCGCTGTCCGGCCGGTCGGGGAAAAAGCTCACCGCGCGGCTGATCAAGAACCGCCTCGACCAGGAGCTGGTCGGCAACGTCTCGGTGCGGATGCTGCCCACCGAGCGCCCCGACACGTGGGAGATGCAGGGCCGTGGCGAGCTGGCGCTGGCCATCCTCGTCGAGCAGTTGCGCCGCGAGGAGTTCGAGCTGACCGTCGGCCGCCCGCAGGTGGTCACCAAGGAGATCGACGGCAAGCTGCACGAGCCGGTCGAGCGGGTCACCATCGACACCCCTGGCGAGTACGTCGGCACGCTGACCCAGGCGCTGGCCACCCGGCGCGGGCGCATGGAGAACCTCGTCCACCACGACACCGGCTGGGCGCGGATGGAGTACATCGTCCCGTCCCGCGGCCTGATCGGGTTCCGCACCGAGTTCCTCACCGAGACCCGCGGCACCGGCGTCCTCAACCACAACCTCGAGGGCTACGAGCCGTGGCTGGGCGACATGCGCGCCCGCCCGACCGGCTCGCTGGTCGCCGACCGCCAGGGCGTGGCGACGTCGTATGCGATGTTCTCGCTGCAGGAGCGCGGCTCGATGATGGTCGCCCCGGGCACCGAGGTGTACGAGGGCATGATCGTCGGCGAGAACTCCCGCCCCGACGACATGGACGTCAACATCACCAAGGAGAAGAAGCTCACCAACATGCGGTCCTCGACCGCGGAGGAGCTCGAGCGGCTGGTCCCGCCGCGGATCCTGAACCTGGAGCAGGCGCTGGAGTTCTGCGCCGAGGACGAGTGCGTCGAGGTCACGCCGGCCGCCGTCCGGGTGCGCAAGGTGATCCTCGACCAGAACGAGCGCGGCAAGGCCAAGAACCGCAAGCCCAAGGCCTGAAAGTGGACCCCGTCCTCCCCACCGCTCGCACGCTCGCG
Proteins encoded:
- a CDS encoding MarR family winged helix-turn-helix transcriptional regulator encodes the protein MTADVSLAAGDPGSDAGEPRWLDAEEQQAWRAWLYSAQLLLDRLDRELTHATGISHAYYEILVALSETEGRMMRMSELADRCLSSRSRLSHAVSRLEERGWVRRQVCPDDGRGQLAVLTDDGFAALEAAAPVHVESVRTHLFDQLSPQQVAAMRDLGETLLRHLGTR
- a CDS encoding DsbA family oxidoreductase, encoding MKVEIWSDVVCPWCHIGKRRFEAALQRFAHRDAVEVEWRSFELDPGALSAAAGNEVSPTEYAERLARKYGTSVPSAQQMTDTMTQQAAAEGLDFRFDKAVRANTFDAHQVIHLAGDRGVQDAVKERLLTAYFSEGEAVGDRETLVRLAAEAGLDADEGRAALEDQRYAGAVRADEAEAQALGISGVPFFVVDRKYGVNGAQPADALLQVLERAWAERTPLIPVITGGEVCGPDGC
- a CDS encoding FAD-dependent monooxygenase; translated protein: MAVRVLVVGAGIAGLSAALRLRQLGGSPTVVEAAPGPRGGGYMIDFFGPGIDAADRLGLGPGLERIQAPIERLVFVDGSGRPRVAVGYPALRRRVFGGRHHNFLRGDLEAELYAAARSAGVAPSHGRKVIGVEQAAAAGDPVVVHYADGAEEEWDVVLGADGIHSRVRNDVLEPDEWSTRDLGHAVWTWIVDGSLPGVRREDFVTLTAPGRMVAAYPVDERRTAAFFVHRSPDGGGEPGADLPEALHRRFGDLGWLVPELLATLPSAVDQYTDRTVQVRSRVWHRGRVALLGDACWCVSLLAGQGASLALAGGVAVAEELATASTVADVPAALDRARDRLGPVVTRLADAGARTASWFVPEERWRMAVRDTSLRASAWPVVGPVLGRRFGFIRPAA
- a CDS encoding YceI family protein → MTTAIQIPGYVVGTWDIDASHSTVGFSVRHMMVSKVRGYFTKFSGEVVTAENPEQSTVTAAIDMDSIDTRQEQRDAHIRSADFFDVGNHTEMTFRSTEVRTDGADWTVIGDLTIKGITKPVELALEVNGFGPDAYGGTRAGFSARTEISRKEFGVDIDMPMDGGGVVVGDKISIELEIEAVLRTA
- the typA gene encoding translational GTPase TypA, producing MPTRDDLRNVAIIAHVDHGKTTLVDALLRQAGALGRAKGEGTDNDSTQDRVMDSMDLERERGITILAKNTAIHLADENGNPVVVNIVDTPGHADFGGEVERGLSMVDGVVLLVDASEGPLPQTRFVLRKALGKGMPVILVVNKTDRSDARIAEVVDETYELFMELLEDNGMDPEALEFPIVYSNGKTGQASLTRPADGTSPDSPDLGPLVKTLLDTIPAPTYDAEEPLRAQVTNLDASPYLGRLALLRIHSGTMKNGQQVAWCKTDGTIQRVKITELLVTEGLTRTPAESAGPGDLVAIAGIEDVMIGDTLADPNDPRPLPPLTVDEPSISITIGINTAPLSGRSGKKLTARLIKNRLDQELVGNVSVRMLPTERPDTWEMQGRGELALAILVEQLRREEFELTVGRPQVVTKEIDGKLHEPVERVTIDTPGEYVGTLTQALATRRGRMENLVHHDTGWARMEYIVPSRGLIGFRTEFLTETRGTGVLNHNLEGYEPWLGDMRARPTGSLVADRQGVATSYAMFSLQERGSMMVAPGTEVYEGMIVGENSRPDDMDVNITKEKKLTNMRSSTAEELERLVPPRILNLEQALEFCAEDECVEVTPAAVRVRKVILDQNERGKAKNRKPKA